In Bacteroidota bacterium, a single window of DNA contains:
- a CDS encoding aminopeptidase P family protein yields MGTKAKFWMGMLGLSFLFTTPVQGQELSLPSLRVQHEIRMQWLKARLEQVLPRLMRERNVDMWLVICREYNEDPVFFSLVAPTTFAARRRTIYVFYDRGPEKGLERLALGGGDQGGLYQVYRDPEVENRELWGQSQWALLRKLIEERQPRRIAVNISQTHAFSDGLSVGEYEQLVQALGPKWTARLVREERLALDYLAERVPGMLDWYRRLMQIAHALISRAFSREVITPGLTTTEDVIWWLRQQLADRGLDTWFQPSVRVQRMGGDDPRMLTPQGPVTIQRGDVLHVDFGIRAMGLATDTQHMGYVLREGEQEPPPGIQRALAIANRLQDIVMENLKVGLTGNQVLLNALRQMRAEGINGSVYSHPVGDHGHGAGPLIGLWDRQEPIPGRGDVEVRPNTWFSIELSVRVPIPEWGNQELWVGLEEDAAIGPDGRVSWVLTRQTRYHLVR; encoded by the coding sequence ATGGGGACGAAAGCCAAATTCTGGATGGGGATGCTGGGGCTGTCCTTTTTGTTTACCACCCCCGTGCAGGGGCAGGAGCTTAGCCTGCCCTCGCTACGCGTACAGCACGAAATTCGGATGCAGTGGCTTAAGGCGCGCTTGGAGCAGGTGCTGCCTCGGCTCATGCGAGAGCGCAACGTGGACATGTGGCTGGTTATATGTCGAGAGTACAACGAGGACCCGGTTTTCTTCTCCCTGGTGGCCCCGACGACCTTCGCTGCCCGAAGACGCACGATCTACGTTTTCTACGACCGGGGTCCGGAGAAGGGCCTAGAGCGCCTGGCTTTGGGGGGAGGAGATCAGGGAGGGTTATATCAAGTCTATCGGGATCCCGAGGTCGAAAACCGGGAGCTATGGGGTCAGAGCCAGTGGGCGTTATTGCGCAAGCTGATCGAGGAACGCCAGCCGCGCCGCATCGCGGTGAATATCTCGCAGACGCACGCCTTTTCCGACGGGCTGAGTGTGGGCGAGTATGAACAGCTCGTGCAGGCTCTGGGCCCTAAGTGGACGGCGCGTCTGGTGCGGGAGGAGCGCTTGGCGCTGGACTACCTTGCCGAACGCGTGCCTGGGATGCTAGACTGGTATCGGCGGCTTATGCAGATCGCGCATGCGCTCATCAGCCGGGCTTTCTCCCGGGAGGTCATCACACCGGGCCTGACGACCACGGAAGACGTAATCTGGTGGTTGCGTCAGCAGCTGGCAGACCGGGGCTTGGATACGTGGTTTCAACCCTCGGTGCGGGTGCAACGTATGGGCGGAGACGATCCTCGGATGCTGACGCCTCAGGGGCCGGTCACGATTCAACGGGGAGACGTGCTGCACGTGGACTTCGGCATCCGCGCCATGGGACTGGCCACGGACACGCAGCATATGGGCTACGTCCTGCGCGAAGGCGAGCAGGAACCTCCCCCGGGCATTCAGCGGGCGTTGGCGATCGCCAACCGGCTTCAAGACATCGTTATGGAAAACCTGAAAGTTGGCCTAACCGGTAACCAAGTGCTTTTGAATGCCCTGCGGCAGATGCGCGCTGAGGGCATCAATGGGTCCGTCTATTCTCATCCGGTCGGGGACCATGGACACGGGGCCGGACCCTTGATCGGGCTCTGGGACCGGCAAGAGCCCATTCCGGGTCGGGGCGATGTGGAGGTGCGTCCCAACACCTGGTTTTCGATCGAGCTTTCGGTGCGCGTCCCCATACCCGAGTGGGGCAATCAGGAGCTGTGGGTGGGGCTTGAGGAGGACGCCGCCATTGGCCCCGATGGACGAGTTTCGTGGGTGCTCACGCGGCAGACTCGCTATCACCTGGTGCGTTAG
- the tsaE gene encoding tRNA (adenosine(37)-N6)-threonylcarbamoyltransferase complex ATPase subunit type 1 TsaE encodes MLILHTYSPEESRRLGRELALRLRPGDVVALYGELGAGKTCFVQGVCAQLGVREPVTSPTFTLVHAYQGESLPVYHLDLYRLASLEELYELGYEDYLYGEGVCLIEWADRMEPLLPEAAWRVRLRYGEDPQERIVELTPPPERGWG; translated from the coding sequence GTGCTCATCCTGCACACATACAGCCCAGAGGAGAGCCGCCGTCTAGGCCGGGAGCTGGCTCTGCGGTTGCGTCCCGGTGACGTTGTGGCCCTGTACGGCGAGCTGGGTGCGGGCAAGACGTGCTTCGTCCAAGGGGTGTGCGCGCAACTGGGGGTACGGGAGCCCGTCACGAGCCCCACGTTCACCTTGGTGCACGCTTACCAGGGAGAGAGCCTTCCGGTGTATCATCTGGACCTGTATCGGCTCGCAAGTCTAGAGGAGCTCTACGAGCTGGGCTATGAGGACTACCTGTATGGGGAGGGGGTCTGTCTGATTGAATGGGCCGATCGGATGGAGCCGCTCCTGCCAGAGGCCGCTTGGCGTGTGCGCCTGCGCTATGGTGAAGATCCCCAAGAGCGCATCGTAGAGCTTACGCCGCCGCCTGAGCGGGGTTGGGGATGA
- a CDS encoding cold-shock protein, whose translation MATGTVKWFNREKGYGFIKPDDHSQDVFVHRTQVQGLRFGEGLKEGERVSFEITKGPKGLQATNVARLSS comes from the coding sequence ATGGCGACCGGAACGGTCAAGTGGTTCAACCGGGAAAAGGGCTACGGCTTTATCAAGCCCGACGACCACTCTCAGGACGTGTTCGTGCACCGGACCCAGGTGCAGGGCCTGCGTTTTGGCGAGGGCCTCAAAGAGGGGGAACGCGTTAGTTTCGAGATCACCAAGGGCCCCAAAGGCTTGCAGGCGACCAACGTCGCACGGCTCTCCTCCTAA
- a CDS encoding AI-2E family transporter: MAALTGSGPDRWGGVLKGAALLGIGLGLAYLYWTLLLYTAVSALIAYLLHPLVSRIQASGMRRGLAAGLVFAGLLGAFALLMITIVPPVVVQFVDLLNLLSLDTIRRTMQTVEEYIRARLPLEPGFLSEPVVEAFRTLFNRQTVAQAISSAIGVVSNIVTGLLVVPFLVFFFLKDGPYLYRQLLRLVPNAYFEMTVATLYKIRQQMGRYLRGVLLESLIVATLAAILLSLIGLEYALAVGILAGASNTIPYLGPLIGYLVGVAVGVAQTGDLALTLPVLGSLVSVQLFDNTVLQPWIYSRTANLHPVVVLLAIFAAAQVAGIIGMLLAVPTVTIARILWGEIRTNRPQYGVFQRRMLQRVAHEL; this comes from the coding sequence ATGGCTGCGCTCACAGGAAGCGGCCCAGATCGATGGGGGGGTGTGCTTAAAGGGGCTGCTCTGCTCGGCATCGGCCTAGGGCTCGCCTACCTCTACTGGACCCTGCTGCTATACACCGCGGTCTCGGCCCTTATCGCTTATCTACTGCACCCTCTGGTAAGCCGGATACAGGCCTCGGGGATGCGCCGCGGTCTCGCAGCGGGGCTGGTTTTCGCGGGGTTACTGGGGGCCTTTGCGCTGCTGATGATTACTATCGTGCCGCCTGTGGTGGTGCAGTTCGTGGATCTGCTCAACCTCCTGTCCTTGGATACCATTCGGCGCACGATGCAGACCGTTGAAGAGTACATCCGCGCTCGTCTACCCTTAGAGCCCGGTTTTTTGAGCGAACCCGTCGTGGAGGCGTTTCGGACGCTTTTTAACCGTCAGACGGTGGCACAGGCCATCAGCAGCGCAATCGGGGTCGTCTCCAACATCGTCACCGGCCTGCTTGTGGTACCGTTTTTGGTCTTCTTCTTTCTTAAGGATGGGCCCTACTTGTACCGGCAACTGTTGCGCCTGGTGCCAAATGCATATTTCGAGATGACCGTCGCTACGCTATATAAAATCCGCCAGCAGATGGGTCGTTACCTGCGAGGGGTGCTGCTGGAGTCGCTTATCGTGGCAACGCTCGCCGCTATACTCCTTTCCCTCATCGGTCTAGAGTACGCCTTGGCCGTCGGCATCTTAGCCGGTGCCTCCAATACGATCCCCTACCTAGGCCCGCTTATTGGATATCTTGTGGGGGTGGCTGTGGGGGTGGCCCAAACCGGCGACCTAGCGCTCACCCTGCCCGTGCTGGGCTCGCTGGTATCCGTGCAGCTTTTTGACAACACCGTGCTGCAGCCGTGGATCTACTCGCGTACGGCCAATCTGCACCCGGTCGTCGTCCTGCTTGCGATCTTCGCTGCAGCTCAGGTGGCGGGGATCATCGGGATGCTCCTGGCCGTGCCTACGGTTACGATCGCCCGCATCCTATGGGGGGAGATCCGGACTAATAGGCCCCAATACGGGGTTTTCCAGCGGCGGATGCTCCAGCGCGTGGCCCATGAGCTTTAG
- a CDS encoding protein kinase — translation MPAGAQLKGGVYRIEAAKGGDAVNLCYEAEHLPSGRRVWIRELLLSACVLGRGPGAEVQVRPEREELWFKAYDRFRREAELLLQARHPSLQLLIDWFEERGTVYQVLEPPPEGASLWTLLREHPLGGGLEEALVVSWLLQIAEGLESLHELGWLHLDLRPEQVHIGPDRRAVLLGYAGARRMIELYLNALSADFFTPPELLTGRELSPAADVYGLALVGAVALLGFRWLKKRARPEIAELEEAFSDSPWRSVLRAGLEPNPRARPPRVSLWVRNVPLRAMLWGTSPAAGSDGPAKLGTRSIWGQHVAAIEALAWHPRGGRWATAGADGTVRLWDLDPLGCRAVLRNPSGPVLSLTWEPDGEHLLTGGLHQSAESESEFCGELRRWRLADGTCVEVVLAHRYSITALDCSPDGRWLATGGGDGRVGIWNREHLEPLRLLAGHGHVVGVVRFSPDGRYLASSSWHADLARQWVRGEVRIWEVSSGRCVRIIRAHDRNILDMAWLDGGACIASAGLDGRVLIWDWLHGVQKQSLTVHRNGLVSLDLSPDGQLLAAAGEDGRLYLWNVPQGRLLRQLSGHTATPCRVRWSPKPQEGLLSSDERGDLLYWDHFRQTAQLLGGGLPSVRGLAWEPGARRIWIAGPYGIERWRYPEGLWERSLWHSERPILRLVPHQGGTLLAIVLEQEVQIWDSREHRRVGVFSLEADPSCLVWSPEGRYLAVGRREGGLVVLNPLTGRPLLEAFRGEPVYALAWHPEAALLYVAFGNGSLWQLALDSSSPHPIGAQEHPIRFLVPLSRPDHLLTADQRGAWRVWNIASRRVSAPVVAHPEGAITALCVWGRTLYTGSEKGQIRVWNWGDRQLYTELKGHNGAITVLMPDPEGGGLFSGAEDGDVRYWVPLP, via the coding sequence TTGCCGGCCGGCGCGCAGCTCAAAGGGGGTGTCTACCGGATAGAGGCCGCCAAAGGCGGGGATGCGGTAAACCTGTGCTACGAGGCCGAGCACCTGCCCAGCGGCCGTCGCGTGTGGATACGGGAGCTCTTGCTGTCCGCTTGTGTGCTCGGTCGGGGTCCCGGTGCGGAAGTCCAGGTGCGCCCAGAGCGCGAAGAGCTGTGGTTTAAGGCATACGATCGATTTCGCCGGGAAGCGGAGCTCTTGCTGCAAGCGCGTCACCCGAGCTTGCAGCTGCTTATCGATTGGTTTGAAGAACGGGGCACCGTCTATCAGGTCCTCGAGCCTCCCCCAGAGGGGGCAAGCCTATGGACCTTGTTGCGTGAGCATCCCCTAGGAGGCGGACTAGAGGAGGCGCTCGTAGTCTCCTGGTTGTTGCAAATAGCCGAGGGACTGGAGAGCCTGCATGAGCTCGGTTGGTTGCATCTGGATCTGCGGCCAGAACAAGTGCACATTGGACCGGATCGGCGCGCCGTGCTTCTGGGATATGCCGGAGCACGCCGGATGATCGAGCTCTACCTAAATGCACTCTCCGCCGATTTCTTTACCCCGCCTGAGCTGCTTACGGGTCGTGAGCTGAGCCCCGCAGCCGACGTCTACGGACTGGCCCTTGTGGGCGCAGTGGCCCTGCTGGGCTTTCGCTGGCTAAAGAAGCGGGCGCGTCCGGAGATCGCCGAGCTGGAGGAGGCCTTCTCCGATTCCCCCTGGCGTTCTGTTTTACGCGCCGGCCTAGAGCCGAACCCCAGGGCGCGTCCCCCCCGGGTCTCCCTCTGGGTCCGAAACGTCCCCCTAAGGGCTATGTTGTGGGGAACTTCCCCCGCCGCTGGGTCGGATGGACCCGCGAAGCTGGGTACGAGGAGCATCTGGGGGCAACATGTAGCCGCCATAGAGGCGCTGGCCTGGCATCCCCGGGGCGGACGTTGGGCCACAGCCGGTGCCGATGGCACAGTGCGGCTCTGGGATCTGGATCCGCTTGGCTGTCGAGCCGTTTTACGCAACCCATCTGGACCCGTTCTCAGCCTAACCTGGGAGCCCGATGGAGAACACCTGCTCACCGGGGGTCTTCATCAGAGCGCAGAATCCGAAAGCGAGTTTTGCGGGGAGCTGCGCCGCTGGCGTCTTGCTGACGGGACGTGTGTCGAGGTGGTACTCGCTCATCGGTACTCGATAACGGCCCTAGACTGCTCCCCCGATGGGCGTTGGCTCGCTACGGGAGGAGGAGATGGACGGGTCGGTATATGGAATCGGGAGCATCTGGAGCCGCTTCGCCTGCTTGCGGGACACGGGCACGTGGTCGGAGTTGTGCGCTTCTCCCCGGATGGTCGATATCTGGCCTCGAGCTCTTGGCACGCCGATCTGGCGCGCCAGTGGGTGCGCGGGGAGGTGCGGATCTGGGAGGTTTCCTCTGGCCGCTGTGTGCGTATTATTCGTGCTCACGACCGAAACATCTTGGATATGGCCTGGCTCGATGGGGGAGCCTGCATCGCCTCAGCCGGCTTAGACGGTCGGGTGCTCATCTGGGACTGGCTCCACGGCGTGCAGAAGCAGAGCCTCACCGTCCATCGAAATGGCCTTGTCAGTTTAGATCTCTCTCCCGACGGCCAGCTGCTTGCGGCCGCAGGCGAGGATGGGCGATTATACCTTTGGAACGTTCCGCAGGGGCGGCTGCTGCGGCAGTTATCCGGTCATACGGCTACCCCCTGCCGGGTGCGATGGTCGCCTAAGCCGCAAGAAGGGCTGCTATCGAGCGATGAACGGGGGGACCTGCTTTACTGGGATCATTTCCGTCAAACTGCTCAGCTTCTAGGAGGGGGTCTACCTAGTGTGCGCGGCCTTGCCTGGGAGCCCGGAGCAAGGCGCATCTGGATTGCCGGGCCCTATGGGATCGAGCGATGGCGCTACCCCGAAGGACTCTGGGAGAGGAGCCTTTGGCATAGCGAGCGCCCCATCTTGCGGCTTGTGCCCCATCAGGGGGGTACGCTCCTGGCCATCGTGCTTGAGCAGGAAGTGCAGATTTGGGATAGCCGAGAGCATCGCCGAGTGGGTGTTTTCTCCCTGGAGGCAGATCCTTCGTGTCTAGTCTGGTCCCCGGAAGGCCGATATCTGGCTGTAGGCAGGCGTGAGGGGGGTCTGGTTGTGCTCAATCCCCTTACGGGTCGTCCGCTGTTGGAGGCGTTTAGGGGCGAACCGGTATACGCGTTGGCCTGGCATCCGGAGGCTGCGCTGCTGTACGTAGCTTTTGGCAATGGATCCCTGTGGCAGCTTGCGCTCGATTCGTCATCCCCGCATCCGATAGGGGCCCAGGAGCATCCGATTCGGTTTCTCGTTCCCCTCTCTAGACCCGACCATCTCCTGACAGCTGACCAACGAGGAGCTTGGCGAGTGTGGAATATAGCCTCCCGCCGGGTCAGTGCCCCCGTTGTGGCGCATCCCGAGGGGGCGATCACGGCCCTCTGTGTCTGGGGGCGGACCCTCTATACGGGCAGCGAAAAAGGCCAGATCCGCGTTTGGAACTGGGGGGATAGGCAGCTATACACGGAGCTTAAGGGTCATAACGGCGCCATTACCGTGCTCATGCCCGATCCAGAGGGGGGAGGGCTCTTCTCCGGGGCCGAGGACGGTGATGTGCGGTACTGGGTTCCTCTGCCATAG
- the rnhA gene encoding ribonuclease HI: MVGTPRKTVDVYTDGACLGNPGPGGWAALLRYGEHERELVGAEAETTNNRMELRAAVEALRALKEPCRVRLHTDSAYLHQAFSAGWLDRWRARNWRTQDGKPVKNQDLWQALLEAMRSHEVVWIKVPGHAGDPMNERVDRLARQAAMSLMTSLEER; this comes from the coding sequence ATCGTGGGAACGCCTCGTAAAACCGTAGACGTGTACACCGACGGGGCCTGCCTGGGCAATCCAGGACCCGGCGGATGGGCGGCCCTGCTGCGTTACGGGGAGCACGAGCGCGAACTAGTCGGGGCCGAAGCCGAGACCACCAATAACCGCATGGAGCTGCGGGCCGCCGTTGAGGCGCTGCGCGCCCTTAAGGAACCCTGTCGGGTTCGGCTGCACACGGATAGCGCTTATCTACACCAGGCTTTTTCCGCCGGCTGGCTCGATCGATGGCGTGCGCGGAACTGGCGCACCCAAGACGGCAAACCCGTCAAAAACCAGGATCTGTGGCAGGCGCTTCTGGAGGCCATGCGGTCGCATGAGGTCGTCTGGATCAAAGTGCCCGGGCACGCCGGGGACCCCATGAACGAGCGCGTCGACCGACTGGCTCGTCAAGCGGCCATGAGCTTAATGACCTCGCTGGAGGAGCGGTAA
- a CDS encoding regulatory protein RecX: MRIYVDGRLVGVFEEAIWAASALKVGDRVSAAQWERLQQAEAEHQALQRALRLLGFRARSEAELRRWLLRRSFSESVVERVIERLRAWGYVDDLAFARQWVSQRATRRGPKALAYELRRKGVNPELVRAVVCEASDPVQTLEAALALARKRWDARLEPRVRRRRIAQLLARRGFPGEIIEAVLRKLEAHRE; encoded by the coding sequence GTGCGGATATACGTAGACGGGCGTCTTGTTGGGGTCTTTGAGGAGGCCATATGGGCTGCCTCGGCCCTCAAGGTGGGCGACCGCGTGTCCGCAGCCCAGTGGGAGCGGCTGCAGCAAGCGGAAGCCGAACATCAAGCCCTGCAGCGGGCCCTGCGGCTTCTTGGCTTTCGCGCTCGGAGTGAAGCCGAGCTGCGGCGCTGGCTTCTGCGGCGCAGTTTTTCGGAGAGCGTCGTAGAGCGCGTCATAGAGCGTCTGCGGGCGTGGGGGTACGTGGATGATTTGGCTTTCGCACGACAATGGGTGAGCCAACGCGCCACCCGAAGGGGCCCAAAGGCGCTGGCCTATGAGCTCCGTCGAAAAGGGGTGAACCCTGAGCTGGTGCGCGCCGTGGTGTGCGAAGCCTCGGATCCGGTCCAGACCCTGGAGGCGGCCCTCGCGCTGGCCCGCAAACGCTGGGACGCACGGTTGGAGCCCCGTGTGCGCCGCAGGCGTATAGCTCAGCTTCTGGCTCGTCGCGGGTTTCCCGGGGAGATCATTGAAGCCGTGCTGCGCAAGCTCGAAGCCCACCGGGAGTGA
- the recA gene encoding recombinase RecA, which translates to MEARTRPDEQRLRALQMAIGQIEKQYGKGTIMRLGDRPAESVEAISTGSLGLDAALGVGGLPRGRIVEIFGPESSGKTTLALHAIAEAQKQGGIAALIDAEHAFDVRYARQLGVDTENLLVSQPDTGEQALEIADALVRSGAIDVLVVDSVAALVPKAEIEGEMGDSHVGLQARLMSQALRKLTGVISRTRCVAIFINQLREKIGVMFGNPETTPGGRALRFYASVRLDIRRIGSVKSGNEEIGSRVRVKVVKNKVAPPFRQAEFDIIFGEGIAHYHELIDLAVAYNVIQKSGSWYAWGDVKLGQGVQAVRAYLQENREAYERILAAVKQALLDQQRQPSSARAGWASVEPES; encoded by the coding sequence ATGGAAGCACGCACGCGGCCCGATGAGCAGCGCCTAAGGGCCCTGCAGATGGCCATCGGGCAAATCGAAAAGCAATACGGCAAGGGCACGATCATGCGCCTGGGGGACCGCCCGGCGGAGTCGGTTGAGGCGATCTCGACCGGCTCATTGGGGCTGGATGCCGCCTTGGGTGTAGGGGGGCTGCCCCGCGGTCGGATCGTGGAGATCTTCGGTCCGGAGTCAAGCGGGAAAACCACGCTGGCCTTGCACGCCATCGCCGAGGCGCAAAAACAAGGCGGTATCGCCGCGCTCATCGACGCCGAACACGCCTTCGATGTGCGCTACGCCCGTCAGTTGGGCGTGGACACGGAGAACCTCCTTGTCTCGCAGCCAGACACGGGTGAGCAGGCGCTGGAGATCGCCGACGCTCTTGTGCGCAGTGGCGCTATCGATGTACTGGTGGTCGATTCCGTGGCGGCCCTCGTGCCCAAGGCCGAGATCGAAGGGGAGATGGGCGACAGCCACGTCGGCCTGCAAGCGCGCCTGATGAGCCAGGCGCTGCGCAAGCTCACCGGGGTGATCAGCCGCACCCGGTGCGTGGCCATCTTCATCAACCAGTTGCGGGAGAAGATCGGGGTCATGTTCGGCAACCCGGAGACGACGCCGGGAGGGCGCGCCCTGCGGTTTTACGCTTCGGTCAGGCTGGACATCCGGCGCATTGGTAGCGTAAAAAGCGGCAACGAGGAGATCGGAAGCCGCGTTCGGGTCAAGGTAGTCAAAAACAAGGTCGCCCCGCCTTTTCGGCAGGCTGAGTTTGACATCATCTTCGGCGAGGGGATTGCGCACTATCACGAGCTCATCGATTTGGCCGTAGCCTACAACGTGATCCAAAAAAGCGGCTCCTGGTATGCGTGGGGAGACGTCAAATTAGGCCAAGGGGTGCAGGCCGTGCGGGCGTATCTGCAAGAAAACCGCGAAGCCTACGAGAGGATCTTGGCCGCGGTCAAACAGGCGCTTCTGGATCAACAGCGGCAGCCCAGCTCCGCGCGCGCTGGCTGGGCCTCGGTGGAGCCCGAATCATAG
- a CDS encoding amidase — translation MKSFPLDRRQFMGYFSLLGLSGTLFPGLLWAQTQGRGPITKLHLEAAAELAGLSFTEEERALMLEDLQNLQQAYERLRQVRLENATPPALVFNPLPRGFRVPRPTGPPNRRPRPRPVAPVEVPSDLENLAFLTIAQWASLLRSQRVSSEALTRMYLERLKRYDPVLQCVVTLTEELALEQARQADREIRSGQYRGPLHGIPWGAKDLLATKGIPTTWGTGLYRDQILDYDATVVERLHQAGAVLVAKLTLGELAWGDVWFGGTTRNPWNPEQGSSGSSAGSAAAVAAGLLVFSVGSETLGSIVSPSSRCGATGLRPTFGRVSRYGAMALSWSMDKLGPICRSVEDCALVLAAIQGPDGRDPSVVEAAFDWDRRPDYRRLRVGYLAQAFEADYPNKRFDEETLRVLRQDLGLELVPVSWPDLPVQALRFILDVEAAAAFDEITRDGRIRQMRRQGRNTWPNTFRYARLIPAVEYVQANRLRTRLIEETARVFEELDVVVSPSFGGGTLLLTNLTGHPCVVLPNGFREDGTPTSITFIGKLFGEVELLSLAMAYQDATDFHRRHPPRFMAQAR, via the coding sequence ATGAAAAGCTTTCCGCTTGATCGTCGCCAATTTATGGGCTATTTCAGCCTCTTGGGGCTTTCGGGCACGCTTTTTCCCGGCCTGTTGTGGGCGCAAACCCAAGGGCGTGGCCCCATAACCAAGCTTCACCTTGAGGCCGCTGCCGAACTGGCCGGGCTTTCCTTTACCGAGGAAGAGCGCGCGCTCATGCTCGAAGACCTGCAGAACCTGCAGCAAGCCTATGAGCGCCTGCGGCAAGTACGGCTCGAAAACGCCACGCCCCCTGCGCTGGTCTTCAACCCCCTGCCCCGCGGCTTTCGGGTGCCCCGTCCAACGGGTCCGCCTAACCGTCGTCCCCGGCCCCGCCCCGTGGCGCCGGTGGAGGTGCCCTCGGACTTGGAAAACCTGGCCTTTCTGACGATCGCCCAATGGGCCTCCCTGCTGCGGAGCCAACGCGTAAGCAGCGAGGCCCTCACGCGCATGTATCTGGAGCGGCTCAAACGTTATGACCCCGTGTTGCAATGCGTGGTTACACTGACCGAGGAGCTGGCCCTAGAGCAGGCCCGACAGGCCGACCGGGAAATCCGCTCCGGCCAATATCGAGGCCCCCTGCACGGGATCCCCTGGGGCGCCAAGGATCTGCTGGCCACAAAAGGCATCCCCACCACTTGGGGCACAGGCCTTTATCGAGATCAGATCCTCGATTACGACGCCACGGTAGTCGAGCGGCTGCACCAAGCCGGGGCCGTTCTCGTGGCCAAGCTTACGCTTGGGGAGCTAGCCTGGGGTGACGTCTGGTTCGGAGGCACGACGCGCAACCCCTGGAACCCCGAGCAGGGCTCTAGCGGCTCCTCCGCCGGCTCGGCCGCGGCCGTAGCAGCAGGGCTTTTGGTTTTCTCCGTAGGCAGCGAAACGCTGGGCTCGATCGTGTCCCCCTCTAGCCGCTGCGGCGCCACGGGCCTGCGCCCCACTTTCGGGCGCGTTAGCCGCTATGGGGCCATGGCCCTGTCCTGGTCCATGGACAAACTCGGCCCCATCTGCCGCTCGGTCGAAGATTGCGCCCTCGTGCTGGCGGCTATTCAAGGCCCGGACGGTCGAGACCCTTCGGTTGTGGAGGCGGCCTTCGATTGGGACCGGCGGCCTGATTACCGCAGGCTTCGCGTAGGATACCTGGCCCAAGCCTTCGAGGCGGACTATCCGAACAAACGCTTCGACGAGGAGACGCTGCGCGTGTTACGCCAGGACTTGGGCTTAGAGCTCGTTCCGGTTTCCTGGCCCGATCTGCCGGTGCAGGCCCTCCGGTTTATCCTGGACGTGGAGGCGGCCGCGGCCTTTGACGAGATCACCCGAGACGGGCGCATCCGGCAGATGAGGCGTCAGGGCCGAAACACCTGGCCCAACACGTTCCGGTATGCCCGCCTGATCCCGGCCGTGGAATACGTGCAGGCCAATCGGCTGCGTACGCGCTTAATCGAAGAGACCGCCCGAGTCTTCGAGGAGCTGGACGTGGTGGTCTCGCCCAGCTTCGGGGGCGGCACGCTGCTGCTCACCAACCTTACGGGCCACCCCTGCGTGGTGTTGCCCAACGGGTTCCGCGAAGACGGCACCCCCACCTCGATCACGTTTATCGGGAAGCTCTTCGGTGAAGTCGAGCTCCTCAGCTTGGCCATGGCCTACCAGGACGCCACGGACTTCCATCGGCGGCACCCGCCGCGCTTTATGGCCCAGGCCCGGTGA
- a CDS encoding glycosyltransferase has protein sequence MRVLALDPYHGGSYRAFLEGLIAHSRHEWAVLSLSDRFPEWRLQGGAVTLARKAQGLEGPFDVVFATDMLNLPLWLALIRDRWGSLPVALYMRKNPLTVPLEPGQERKLELAYIVYSSVLVADAVWFNSQYHLREFIAALPELLGRFPDSNHLGELPEIARKSRVVYPGMVLRRHDAFPDLRHRNDAPVILWNQRWGYDKNPEAFWRIINRLFEAGLKFRLILSGQHFEHRPEGFEIVWRRYGDRILHYGYVEDFAEYSRLLHRADVVLSTARHEFFGTAIWEAVYCGAHPVLPNRLTYPEILPERLHRPLLHAPALYESEEEAFEILRALLRGEERPLPKATLQEALGGFDWSERAQEFDRLLESLATQRVIVSYGFGDVESL, from the coding sequence ATGCGTGTGTTGGCGCTTGATCCGTATCACGGGGGCTCGTATCGGGCTTTCCTGGAAGGCCTTATAGCCCATAGCCGACATGAGTGGGCCGTGCTGAGCTTATCGGATCGTTTTCCGGAATGGCGCCTACAGGGAGGGGCGGTGACCCTGGCGCGAAAAGCGCAAGGGCTAGAGGGGCCCTTTGATGTGGTGTTTGCTACGGATATGCTCAACTTGCCCCTCTGGCTAGCCCTAATCCGGGATCGCTGGGGCTCGCTGCCGGTTGCGCTGTACATGCGCAAAAACCCCCTCACCGTTCCTTTGGAGCCGGGCCAGGAGCGCAAGCTGGAGTTGGCCTACATCGTTTATAGCAGTGTGCTCGTGGCCGATGCGGTTTGGTTCAACAGCCAATATCATCTGCGCGAATTCATAGCCGCCCTGCCGGAACTCCTGGGCCGGTTTCCGGATTCCAATCACCTGGGAGAGCTGCCCGAGATCGCTCGTAAAAGCCGCGTGGTCTACCCGGGGATGGTCCTGCGCCGACATGACGCTTTTCCAGACCTTCGGCATCGCAACGATGCCCCGGTGATCCTATGGAACCAACGCTGGGGATACGACAAAAACCCGGAGGCTTTCTGGCGGATTATCAATCGACTCTTTGAGGCAGGGCTCAAATTCCGGCTTATTCTGTCCGGACAACACTTTGAGCACCGACCTGAGGGCTTTGAGATCGTCTGGCGCCGCTACGGGGATCGCATCCTGCACTACGGCTATGTGGAGGATTTCGCCGAGTATTCGCGTCTGTTGCACCGAGCCGATGTGGTGCTCTCCACAGCTCGACACGAGTTTTTCGGCACGGCTATCTGGGAGGCCGTCTATTGCGGTGCCCATCCCGTCTTACCCAATCGGCTAACGTATCCGGAGATCTTGCCAGAGCGGCTGCATCGACCTCTGCTGCACGCCCCAGCGCTTTATGAAAGCGAGGAAGAAGCCTTTGAAATCCTGCGTGCGCTCCTGCGGGGCGAAGAGCGCCCGCTGCCGAAGGCCACCCTGCAGGAGGCGCTTGGGGGTTTCGATTGGTCTGAACGGGCGCAAGAATTCGACCGTTTGCTGGAATCTTTAGCCACGCAACGGGTTATAGTGTCCTATGGGTTCGGAGACGTGGAGAGTCTTTGA